In a single window of the Balearica regulorum gibbericeps isolate bBalReg1 chromosome 7, bBalReg1.pri, whole genome shotgun sequence genome:
- the CYP17A1 gene encoding steroid 17-alpha-hydroxylase/17,20 lyase has translation MLLLGALLLALALLCAWGLAHQRATSGTKMGTGSGRPRSLPALPLVGSLLQLAGHPQLHLRLWRLQGRYGSLYALWMGPHYVVVVNSYRHAREVLLKKGKAFAGRPRTVTTDLLSRGGKDIAFASYGPLWKFQRKLVHAALSMFGEGSLALERIICREAASLCETLSTAQDTALDVAPELTRAVTNVVCSLCFNSSYQRGDPEFEAMLEYSQGIVDTVAKESLVDIFPWLQIFPNKDLALLKRCLKVRDQLLQQKFTEHKEAFCGDAVRDLMDALLQVRLSAEKSSPPVPGLELTDDHLLMTVGDIFGAGVETTTTVLKWAVLYLLHYPEVQRKIQEEMDQKIGLARHPHLSDRPLLPYLEATISEVLRIRPVSPLLIPHVSLADTSIGEYSIPKGARVVINLWSVHHDEEEWDKPEEFNPGRFLDEQGQHIHSPSPSYLPFGAGIRVCLGEVLAKMELFLFLAWVLQRFTLECPQDQPLPSLEGKFGVVLQVQKFQVKARLRDAWRVAS, from the exons ATGCTGCTACTGggtgccctgctgctggccctggccctgctctGCGCCTGGGGGCTGGCACACCAGCGAGCCACCTCAGGGACGAAGATGGGGACGGGTTCGGGGCGCCCACGGAgcctgccagccctgccgctGGTGGggagcctgctgcagctggccGGGCACCCCCAGCTCCACCTGCGGCTCTGGCGCCTGCAGGGCCGCTATGGCAGCCTCTACGCCCTCTGGATGGGCCCCCACTACGTGGTGGTGGTCAACAGCTACCGGCACGCCAGGGAGGTGCTGCTGAAGAAGGGGAAGGCTTTCGCCGGACGGCCCCGCACC GTGACCACGGACCTGCTGTCCCGGGGGGGCAAGGACATCGCTTTCGCCAGCTACGGGCCCCTCTGGAAGTTCCAGCGCAAGCTGGTGCATGCTGCGCTCTCCATGTTTGGGGAGGGCTCGCTTGCCCTTGAGAGGATCA TCTGCCGTGAGGCTGCGTCCCTGTGCGAGACGCTCAGCACTGCGCAGGATACAGCCCTGGACGTGGCCCCCGAGCTCACACGGGCCGTCACCAACGTGGTCTGCTCCCTCTGCTTCAACTCCTCGTACCAGCGTGGGGACCCCGAGTTCGAGGCCATGCTGGAGTACAGCCAAGGCATCGTGGACACCGTGGCCAAGGAGAGCTTGGTGGACATCTTCCCCTGGCTCCAG ATCTTCCCCAACAAGGACCTGGCCCTGCTGAAGAGATGCCTCAAGGTCCGggaccagctgctccagcagaagTTCACTGAACACAAG GAAGCCTTCTGCGGGGATGCCGTGAGGGACCTCATGGACGCCCTCCTGCAAGTGAGGCTCAGTGCTGAGAAGAGCAGTCCCCCGGtgccagggctggagctgaCTGACGACCATCTCCTCATGACGGTGGGGGACATCTTCGGGGCCGGCGTGGAGACCACCACGACTGTGCTCAAATGGGCTGTGCTCTACCTGCTCCACTACCCTGAG GTTCAGAGGAAGATCCAGGAGGAGATGGACCAGAAAATCGGCCTGGCACGTCACCCCCACCTCAGCGACCGCCCACTGCTGCCCTACCTGGAGGCCACCATCAGCGAAGTGCTGCGCATCCGGCCCGTGTCCCCCCTGCTCATCCCGCATGTGTCCCTTGCCGACACGAG CATTGGGGAATACTCCATCCCCAAGGGTGCCAGGGTCGTCATCAACCTCTGGTCTGTGCACCATGACGAGGAGGAGTGGGACAAGCCTGAGGAGTTCAATCCCG GTCGCTTCCTGGATGAGCAGGGCCAGCACATCCACTCGCCCTCGCCCAGCTACCTGCCCTTTGGGGCCGGGATCCGTGTCTGCCTGGGCGAAGTCCTGGCCAAGATGgagctcttcctcttcctggCCTGGGTGCTGCAGAGGTTCACACTCGAGTGCCCCCAGGATCAGCCTCTGCCCTCTCTGGAGGGCAAGTTTGGTGTCGTGCTGCAGGTGCAGAAGTTTCAGGTGAAGGCCAGGCTGCGGGATGCCTGGCGAGTGGCCTCGTGA